A section of the bacterium genome encodes:
- the cas4 gene encoding CRISPR-associated protein Cas4 translates to MNGEIYITPSEVIEYLYCPRFIFYMNVLCIPQHEEQRYKVLKGRELHDKREKVNREYLRKKLGVTAKDTLVYLASEKYHLKGIVDEVLVLDDGTLAPLDYKFAEYKETTYRTHRYQSVLYGLLVKDNYGQEVKKGYICYIRSRHKIKEIPFQQKNFDDALRIVDEILAIVQKGFYPKRTMYPIRCVDCCYRNICI, encoded by the coding sequence ATGAATGGGGAAATATACATAACACCGTCAGAAGTAATTGAATATCTCTACTGCCCCCGGTTTATCTTCTATATGAATGTGCTGTGTATCCCTCAACATGAGGAGCAGAGATACAAGGTTCTAAAGGGCAGAGAGCTACATGATAAGAGAGAAAAGGTCAACAGAGAGTATCTGCGAAAGAAGCTTGGAGTAACTGCAAAAGATACTCTGGTCTATTTAGCCTCAGAGAAGTATCATTTGAAAGGGATTGTGGATGAGGTTCTGGTTTTAGACGACGGCACCCTGGCTCCACTTGACTATAAGTTTGCCGAATACAAAGAGACTACTTATCGCACCCATAGGTATCAATCTGTGCTCTATGGTCTTTTAGTCAAAGACAACTATGGTCAAGAGGTTAAAAAGGGCTATATCTGTTATATTCGCAGCAGGCATAAGATTAAAGAAATACCCTTTCAGCAGAAGAATTTTGACGATGCCTTAAGGATAGTAGATGAGATATTGGCTATTGTTCAGAAAGGGTTTTATCCCAAGAGGACAATGTATCCGATTCGCTGCGTTGATTGTTGTTATAGAAACATCTGCATATGA
- the cas1 gene encoding CRISPR-associated endonuclease Cas1, whose translation MEDTIVVNTYGSYLRKKDNCFLVKCEDRTFEVSCKKVESILITTSVYISTDAIKFAMDNNIDIIFLDQFGDPYGRVWHSKLGKTFRSGIR comes from the coding sequence ATGGAAGATACTATAGTTGTCAATACCTATGGCTCATATTTAAGGAAGAAGGATAACTGCTTCCTGGTAAAGTGCGAAGACCGCACCTTTGAGGTATCTTGCAAGAAGGTAGAATCCATCTTGATCACCACCTCGGTTTATATCTCAACCGATGCCATAAAGTTTGCTATGGATAATAATATCGACATTATCTTCTTAGATCAGTTTGGTGACCCTTATGGTCGGGTATGGCATTCAAAATTAGGTAAAACTTTTAGGTCAGGCATTCGATAA